AAACTTGAGAATATGGGCTTCGAAGCCCAAAATAGAAAAATTCCGCTTGGTGCAGACAAATGCTATTAAACCCTAATACAGGCATTTAACACAACTCCTTTACAGTcgcacacactaaacacacacaaaaccctaAGGCCGCCGTATCAGCAGCAGCAACCACAACAGCAGCCTGAAAATGGAGACGGCCAGAACTGTGAAAGACGTTTCTCCTCATGAATTTGTCAAGGCTTATGCCGCTCATCTCAAACGCTCCGGCAAGGTTCTTTTTTAAATCTCTTTTTCCTAGTCAATATTAATTGATCTAGGTCTTAaactgtgtgtatatatatatatatatgtatgtattattatatttagGTAAGTTATATTCTTATTGACATTGTATGGAGTTTAATTTACATTTGATTGTTAACTTCCGGagtacatttttatttttctgctgacttacattttatatatttattagtttttacaTATAGTTTATAGGCGTTTAAACTGTATAAATATTTTGGCTTGTAAAGTATATTTTGGATGATTTGTTGATTAGTTTAATATATGGCTAAGACTAGATTGGTTATATTATAGtacgagtaattttttttaccataaTATGGACTTGATTTAGTCATAGCTGTTGTGATGCAAGCTAGCGCTTTCGATGACTTATCTTGCAAGTTGCAACCCGCTAGTTAAAGTTTGTAAATGTTGTTACCAGAGTCATCTAGTTTACTGTTATGAAGCATAATTTTACTTCGTAATGAGAATTTGGCCTCAGGATATCTTTATCTGCATTAGCTGTAAGTTTGGCTCGCACTTTTATCTGATGTAAGGGTGGCTGTTCTTTTTCATATGTAAAGTTGTTATCTAAGCCCTTATATTATATCTTTTGCCGGTACATTTTATCTTATCAACGCCATTGGTTTGATGGGAAAAATTGGTTTCTGGGCAATGTGACCAGACATTGCTTATGTGCATTGTGTTTTTCCAGTAGAAAGTCGAACCGTGTATTACTTTATCGTTGTTTCTTTGTAGTTGTTAAAGGTAGTTTTTGTTGATGCATTTCCGTTTTCTACATGTTGACAGATGGAGCTTCCACTCTGGACTGATATTGTGAAGACTGCTCCATTTAAGGAACTTGCACCATATGACCCTGACTGGTACTACATCAGAGCTGGTAAATTTGCTTTCTGCTCTCAAAACTTCTACATGTAGTGACGTAAAAATCAAGTTTTATGCCGCTGATTACTTTTTTCTAAATTTGTTGTGTATCTCAGCATCCATGGCAAGGAAGATTTACTTGAGAGGAGGACTTGGTGTTGGTGCTTTTCAGAGAATTTATGGTGGTCGCAAGAGAAATGGTAGTGCTCCACCTCACTTCAGCAAGAGTAGTGGTGGCATTGCCCGTCACATTCTACAACAGTTGCAGACCATGAACATTGTTGACTTTGACGCAAAGGGGTTAGTTTTTCTACGTTTACTCTATTTTGCCTTTTGCCATTAATCAACTTTAGTTGAAGTTAGAGCGTCATAATCAGATAAGAGGGAGGCTGTAATTGAATGATAATTATGAGGACATCAACTAATATGTAAAGCTAAGGctaaaatgtataatttttacCACAAGTGCATTAAGATAAATCGTATCTTATAGACTCCTATTTGTAATTACTCTTGTCCTTATGCTCATCAGTGGGAGAAAGATTACATCGAATGGACGGAGAGATCTTGATCAAGTTGCAGGAAGAGTAGTAGTTGTTACCCCTTGAGCTAGGCACATCTAAAATGCAGTTTGTAATGGACACATCACAACACATGAGATCTTGATTTATATTCTGCTATGCCTATCAGAGATAATTTCATCTgtgttatttttgttggttagtTTTAAAGTTTGTCTTCACCTTTCGACATTGTCTTTTTCACCCAGATATCTTATTTGATGTTTTGAGATTATGTTTATTGTGTTGTGGGTCTCTGCACCAGGCTACTAAACTTTAATTAAtagttttatgattttttacTTCAGTTGTTCACAAAAGGGCTTTTGGTAACAAAATTTTGGATATTAGTTGGTTCAACATTAGAAAATGCACGTAGCAAACAGGTCAAATACTTGTTAATGGAAATGTTAACTTCATCTGTTGGTTGATTCATATTTCATAGTCAATGAGCTTTGCTTCACTTGTTAACCATGAAGCCTTGAAAAATTCAGTAGCCTTTTGGTTGCAGGTTGGGAGTCTAATCTGACAATATCTCGATAGAAAAATTGATTAATACAAAGTTTTTCTCTAACAAGTCATTGAGAAAACTCATAGATTATAATCTGGCATATGTTGGCTTAATTCACAATTTTATACCAATGTTTGACTATGTTATGCaacaaattaaatcaataatgaAATGTAGTTGGTCTTTTATTACTAATTAATTTGTACAGTAGATTTTAATTTAGATCAAGACTTTGTGGAAGTTTTATCTTAAACATAACCACCTCTTGTGTTGgaaatatttaaacatattgaTCACGGCAGTTAGACTATATTTGTTATTTTCCAACTTAAGAGTTGAGTTTATAACAACTTGAACCTAAAATTGGTGTGTTAGTTGGACTCAACACGAATCAAGCTTCTTTGAGCAAAGTTTTCTGAATTAGTATTACTTCACGACCATATTTCTGACTTTCTGGCCAATAAGCTCTAGCTATGTGAGCTAGAATTACATCGAAGCACAAGCTTAGAGTCTATTATGTTTAGAGTTAATTAAATTTTGGTTGATAGTTGAAAGTCGACATGCCAATTAATAATATGATCACATGGTTAAGTGTAAAAATCATAATGTTTTAATTCTAGTTGGTCTAATGGGTGGTTCAAAGTCATTGAGCGTGTCCTCTTTGTAGTCACACAAGCTTGGATTTTATACTGTAGTTGTTACGGTCGGCAATGGTGTAGAAGTGAAACGCACTCTGTAGTTTCTGATATTATTTTGACATGattcatataactttataaattttgttattttattatcattactAGTAATTAGATATGTGTAAAAGTTTATTTCAAAAGTTTGTCGTGTTATAAACTAAACATTAATCAATGATCATTTTATTAGCAGCAATCCGAGTGCAGAGAGACACTTTTTAGAAAGATTGATCATCCACCAccatatctataatctataatcccttataaaacaaagTATACCTCCATTTTTAAGTAACTTGGTGCCCGTACAATGCGTCGGCGGTGGCAGCAATACAGTGGTCACGAATGGCAGCAGCAAttgatggtggtgacgacgaatAGTATAGCCGTATAGgctattgatgtaaatgtaattaatagtggttagtgtaattattttaagatttGAGATACTGGtggtgtaatttatttcattaatggtattttagatatattagtggaaataattaaattaacgaATAAAGAAAATGACAATGTAAGAAAAGAGTAGGAGTATTATAGTCATATTGCATAGAGTAATTTTAAGATTTCCATAAATAAATGAAGTTTTCATATGTAGGTATaaattaagaacttaaaaagATTATATATCACAACTTCTATATATTACAATATCATATACACAATTagactataatacctttaaaatatttcaaacCCTCAAAACTAtcatcacacacatacaacgaAACTTTTTTTGTGAATAACCTTTGAATTAAATGATAAGCGTAGAACATGTTTGTAATTTGCGTTTGCGGACGTCCATCTAGTTAAGGGAATTATAAATTCGAAGTGAAGCTCGTTTATCTTTATTGTAGTCATTgagtctttttaatttatgggGTCATGCAATTCAAACCTTCCATTACGCAATCAGGTAGATAAAGTTTCCCTGGCACATCGAATGACTCAAactataataaaagaaaactcaCAAGAATTAAttctatattttttctttcttagaaAACCCTGCTGAAATTATACAAAAGTTAATTATGCTATATATATGAAGTTCTTCCTACAATAACTTTCGAGTAACAGAATGGTTCAATTGCTGTAAAATTTTTTCAAGAAACAGCTCGTAttataaaagtcaaaaaaagGTCACCTAACATAATTGGGGTGGGTCATTTTTGAAAGGCGTAGAatatgacaagttgacaacatTACCATTTATTGCAATTCAATCCAAATCACATACTTTCCATTAAAGCTTGTTTCAAGTTATTCTCATGTATCATATCTGCTATTGGAATTATTTGATGACATAACTAACTTATTGGGAATAATATACAACTGATATGACTatgaaaaattttaatatgtaaaaaaaaaaaagacaaacttACATTTCATGGTTCCAAAAAGACCATGAAACAAGGACAAAGATTTGTCAATGtaatttattatgtttattaatgGTTTACTAGGTAGGAAAAACATAAGTCAAAATAGGCAAACAAATGGCTCCTCATTTTACATTAAGCAACTACAGAAATGCCATGGATTCATTCTAATGGCTTCCCAATTGAGTACACAATGAACCCAATCTCCCTCAACTCTTCAGCCTTCACCACATTCCTTCCATCAAAAACGAACGCCGGTTTCATCATGTAATCGTAAATCCTGCGATAATCCAGCTTCTTGAACTCATCCCATTCGGTCAATATGCATAGCCCGTGAGCCCCCTTAGCCGCCTCGTATGCATCCCATGTCACAATCACTTGCTTCACCGAGCTTGGGCTCATAGGTTGTACCTGCACCGGATGGTCCCAGTCAACTTTGTTACTTGCTAAATCACGCCTAATTTGATCCTCAGTTACTTGTGGGTCATATATGCTTAACCGAGCCTTGTCTCCTAACAACCCTTGACAAACATCAATTGCAGGGGTTTCCCTCGTGTCACCCGTGTCTTTCTTGAAAGCAAACCCAAAAATAGCAATCTTTTTACCCGAAACTGTGTTGAACATTGAAGTAATGACGCGGTTAACAAATCGGGCTTTTTGGTAGTCATTAACTTTAATCACTTGTTTCCAATAGTTTGCAACTTCAGGTAATCCATTGCATTCACATATATAAACCAAGTTAAGGATATCTTTTTGGAAACACGATCCACCAAACCCAACACTCGCGTTCAAAAACTTAGGTCCGATCCTGGTGTCCTTGCCTATGGCGTGGGACACCTCTGCCACATCAGCGCCAGTGGCTTCACACAGCGCTGACATGGCATTCACAGATGATATTCTCTGTGCCAAAAAGGCGTTGGCTGCCAACTTGGACAGCTCGGCTGACCATAAATTCGTGCAAATGATCCTCTCCTCAGGGACCCAATGCGCGTAAACTTCTTTCAAAGTTTTTATAGCTTTTTGCCCTCCTGGTGTTTCTCGCCCTCCTATCAACACACGATCAGGGGCAAAAAGGTCTTCTATCGCCGTCCCTTCCGCTAGAAATTCCGGATTAGATAAGATCTGGTACTTAATCCCATTACTGTTATGAGTTAAGATCTTTTCAATTGCTTCAGCTGTCTTAACCGGGACAGTTGATTTCTCAACCACAATCTTGTCGGATTTTGACACGTCAGCAATCATTCGGGCTGCACTTTCCCAATACGTCAGATCAGCGGCTTTCCCTGCACCTAAACCCTGGGTCTTTGTCGGGGTATTAACCGAGACAAAAATGATGTCAGCTTCAGCAACATGTTTCTCAACATCAGTGCTGAAAAACAGGTTTTTGTTTCTACATGATTTCACCACATCGTCCAGCCCGGGCTCATAAATTGGAAGCTGGTCACTGTTCCAGGCTGTGATCCGAGGGACCGATATATCGACCACGGCTACTTCAATTGTGGGACACTTGAGTGCTATCACAGCCATTGTTGGACCCCCAACATATCCAGCTCCAATGCAACATATTTTCACCATATTGAATAACAGAGGAAATTAATGTAGCCTACAAAACATCATAGATAAGGGAATTTGTTAATTTATCTCATTATCTAACTTATACATAAAGTTCATGTTAATGaagtttttatattatcattaattaaagGGTGATTAATGTCTGGCTAAAACCACCGCTACTAGATTTCCAACATTATTGAAAAGCAAGGCATTTGTTATAGAAGTTTCTATAAACTAATTAACATAACAATTGGCCTGATAAGTGCAAAAATGGAATCAAGAAAACAAGtaagaaatgaataattaatgGAAACTGGAACAAACAGCATTTACCTTGGTTgggaagaaagaaaagaaaggaagttTGGAGTGTTTGTGAAATACAGTGTTTCTTCTGTGTT
The Erigeron canadensis isolate Cc75 chromosome 2, C_canadensis_v1, whole genome shotgun sequence DNA segment above includes these coding regions:
- the LOC122589634 gene encoding UDP-glucose 6-dehydrogenase 5-like, with translation MVKICCIGAGYVGGPTMAVIALKCPTIEVAVVDISVPRITAWNSDQLPIYEPGLDDVVKSCRNKNLFFSTDVEKHVAEADIIFVSVNTPTKTQGLGAGKAADLTYWESAARMIADVSKSDKIVVEKSTVPVKTAEAIEKILTHNSNGIKYQILSNPEFLAEGTAIEDLFAPDRVLIGGRETPGGQKAIKTLKEVYAHWVPEERIICTNLWSAELSKLAANAFLAQRISSVNAMSALCEATGADVAEVSHAIGKDTRIGPKFLNASVGFGGSCFQKDILNLVYICECNGLPEVANYWKQVIKVNDYQKARFVNRVITSMFNTVSGKKIAIFGFAFKKDTGDTRETPAIDVCQGLLGDKARLSIYDPQVTEDQIRRDLASNKVDWDHPVQVQPMSPSSVKQVIVTWDAYEAAKGAHGLCILTEWDEFKKLDYRRIYDYMMKPAFVFDGRNVVKAEELREIGFIVYSIGKPLE
- the LOC122587301 gene encoding 40S ribosomal protein S19-3, whose amino-acid sequence is METARTVKDVSPHEFVKAYAAHLKRSGKMELPLWTDIVKTAPFKELAPYDPDWYYIRAASMARKIYLRGGLGVGAFQRIYGGRKRNGSAPPHFSKSSGGIARHILQQLQTMNIVDFDAKGGRKITSNGRRDLDQVAGRVVVVTP